One genomic window of Sphingopyxis sp. OPL5 includes the following:
- a CDS encoding NAD(P)H-dependent flavin oxidoreductase, translated as MALPPIFDRLRLPVIGSPLFIVSGPELVIAQCKAGVVGSFPALNARPQALLDEWLHQITEELAAWDRDNPDRLSAPYAVNQIVHKSNDRLEADIATCAKWKVPITITSLGAREELNQAVHSWGGITLHDVIDDRFARKAVEKGADGLIPVAAGAGGHAGVQSPFALVQEIREWFDGPIALSGAIGHGRSILAAQACGADLAYIGSAFIATAEANADPGYKNGIVEGRAADIVYSNLFTGVHGNYLRGSIVASGMDPDNLPEGDLKTMNFGSGGNTKVKAWKDIWGSGQGISPVRGVLPVVDFVAQLEDQYLSARRELEAKVRL; from the coding sequence ATGGCCCTTCCCCCGATCTTCGACCGCCTGCGCCTGCCCGTTATCGGTTCGCCCCTGTTCATCGTCTCGGGGCCCGAACTCGTCATCGCGCAGTGCAAGGCGGGGGTCGTCGGCAGCTTCCCCGCGCTCAACGCGCGCCCGCAGGCCCTGCTTGACGAATGGCTCCACCAGATCACCGAAGAACTGGCGGCATGGGACCGCGACAATCCCGACCGCCTGTCGGCGCCCTATGCGGTCAACCAGATCGTCCATAAATCGAACGACCGGCTCGAAGCCGACATCGCGACCTGCGCCAAGTGGAAGGTGCCGATCACCATCACCTCGCTGGGCGCGCGCGAAGAACTCAATCAGGCGGTCCACAGCTGGGGCGGCATCACCCTCCACGACGTCATCGACGATCGTTTCGCGCGCAAGGCGGTCGAAAAGGGCGCCGACGGCCTGATCCCCGTCGCGGCGGGCGCGGGCGGCCATGCCGGCGTCCAGTCGCCCTTCGCGCTGGTCCAGGAAATCCGCGAATGGTTCGACGGCCCGATCGCGTTGTCGGGCGCGATCGGCCACGGCCGCTCGATCCTCGCCGCGCAGGCGTGCGGCGCCGACCTCGCCTATATCGGCAGCGCCTTCATCGCGACCGCCGAAGCCAACGCCGATCCGGGCTACAAGAACGGCATCGTCGAGGGCCGCGCCGCCGACATCGTCTATTCGAACCTGTTCACCGGGGTGCACGGCAATTATCTGCGCGGCTCGATCGTCGCCTCTGGTATGGACCCCGACAATTTGCCCGAAGGCGACCTCAAGACGATGAACTTCGGATCGGGCGGCAACACCAAGGTCAAGGCGTGGAAGGACATCTGGGGTTCGGGCCAGGGCATCAGCCCGGTACGCGGCGTGCTGCCCGTGGTCGACTTCGTCGCCCAGCTTGAAGACCAATATCTCAGTGCGCGCCGCGAGTTGGAGGCGAAAGTTCGGCTTTAA
- a CDS encoding bifunctional GNAT family N-acetyltransferase/carbon-nitrogen hydrolase family protein translates to MDSTKAKLVIRNSAPRDAAAIARLTAKVYGRGEGYSAAQIRGQINNFPEGQFVAEYEGAIVGLCATLIVPQAAVFTDHRWGAISGGGFGTSHDPDGDVLYGMEVCVDPDYRRLRIGQRFYRKRQELCQSYELKGIAFGGRMPGYARRRRKYPDPQDYLDAVIEKQLRDPVINFQIAQGFEPRSVLHHYDRRDLDSGGHAVLMYWENPLEPQDAANPKARGAVPDRLPASVRVATVQFQMRGISKIEEFEEQVEYFVDVAADYKADFVVFPELYTLELLSIEKKKLEPQAAIEKIADYTERYVAFMEKLAVSYNINIIGGSHPTRAANGDILNIAYVFLRDGSVHTQQKLHPTPSERRWWNIKGGHGADAINTDCGPIGVMICYDSEFPELARHLVNQGAMMLFVPFCTDERRGYLRVRYCCHARAVENQCYVITSGVVGNLPNVENMDIHYAESAILTPSDFAFARDGVAADTAPNTETIAIADLSLADLLTSRQSGAVQNLRDRRFDLYRVDWKDAPTPGIGSR, encoded by the coding sequence ATGGACTCCACCAAAGCCAAGCTCGTCATCCGCAACAGTGCTCCCCGTGACGCCGCCGCGATCGCGCGCCTCACCGCCAAGGTCTATGGCCGCGGCGAAGGCTATTCGGCGGCGCAGATCCGCGGCCAGATCAACAATTTCCCCGAAGGTCAGTTCGTCGCCGAATATGAAGGCGCGATCGTCGGCCTCTGCGCGACGCTCATCGTGCCGCAGGCGGCGGTGTTCACCGATCATCGCTGGGGCGCGATCAGCGGCGGCGGTTTCGGCACCAGCCACGATCCCGACGGCGACGTGCTTTATGGCATGGAGGTGTGCGTCGACCCCGATTACCGCCGCCTGCGCATCGGCCAGCGCTTCTATCGCAAGCGCCAGGAACTGTGCCAATCCTACGAGCTGAAGGGCATCGCCTTTGGCGGCCGCATGCCGGGTTACGCCCGCCGCCGCCGCAAATATCCCGACCCGCAGGATTATCTCGATGCCGTCATCGAGAAGCAACTGCGCGACCCGGTGATCAATTTCCAGATCGCGCAAGGGTTCGAGCCGCGCTCGGTGCTCCATCATTACGACCGCCGCGACCTCGACAGCGGCGGCCATGCCGTGCTGATGTATTGGGAAAACCCGCTCGAACCGCAGGACGCCGCGAATCCCAAAGCACGTGGCGCGGTCCCCGATCGCCTGCCCGCCTCGGTCCGCGTCGCGACCGTCCAATTCCAGATGCGCGGTATCTCGAAGATCGAGGAGTTCGAGGAACAGGTCGAATATTTCGTCGACGTCGCCGCCGACTACAAGGCCGATTTTGTCGTCTTTCCCGAACTTTACACGCTGGAATTGCTGTCGATCGAAAAGAAGAAGCTCGAACCGCAAGCGGCGATCGAAAAGATCGCCGACTATACCGAACGCTATGTCGCCTTCATGGAAAAGCTCGCGGTCAGCTATAATATCAACATCATCGGCGGATCGCACCCGACCCGCGCCGCCAATGGCGACATCCTCAACATCGCCTATGTCTTCCTGCGCGACGGGTCGGTGCATACGCAGCAGAAACTCCACCCGACCCCGTCCGAGCGCCGGTGGTGGAACATCAAGGGCGGCCACGGTGCCGACGCGATCAACACCGATTGCGGGCCGATCGGCGTGATGATCTGTTACGACAGCGAATTCCCCGAACTTGCGCGCCACCTCGTCAACCAGGGCGCGATGATGCTGTTCGTCCCCTTCTGCACCGACGAGCGCCGCGGCTATCTGCGCGTCCGCTATTGCTGCCACGCGCGGGCGGTCGAAAATCAATGCTATGTCATCACCTCGGGGGTCGTCGGCAATCTGCCGAACGTCGAGAATATGGACATCCATTATGCCGAAAGCGCGATCCTGACCCCGTCGGACTTCGCCTTCGCGCGCGACGGCGTCGCCGCCGACACCGCGCCGAACACCGAGACCATCGCGATCGCCGACCTCAGCCTCGCCGACCTGCTCACCAGCCGCCAGAGCGGCGCGGTGCAGAATTTGCGCGACCGCCGCTTCGACCTCTACCGCGTCGACTGGAAGGACGCCCCGACCCCGGGGATAGGGTCGCGCTGA
- a CDS encoding threonine synthase, translating to MNENIHTDRPTFVTHLECSLTGEIYPTDQLHGLSAAGRPLLVRYDLDAVGAALTRDTLTARPTDMWRWREMLPVRHTENIVSLGEIETPLIPIPRSGGTNVLVKDEGRLPTGSFKARGLVMAVAMARELGVTKIAMPTNGNAGAALAAYATRCGIETIVLAPEETPEINVREIAAQGARVWRVNGQIDDCGAIVARGAAEGRWFDFSTLKEPYRIEGKKTMGLELAAQFGWELPDAIFYPTGGGTGLIGMWKAFDELEALGWIGPKRPRMYAVQASGCAPIVRAYEAGEEHAERWEDAATVAAGIRVPRAVGDFLILRAVRASGGAALAVGDPAILAAVDAAARKDGLLLCPEGGATLAAYHQAIRDGHVDPDERAVLFNCATGLKYPMPEAPQWLDRHGDIDLSAL from the coding sequence ATGAACGAGAATATCCACACCGACCGCCCGACATTCGTCACCCATCTCGAATGTTCGCTGACCGGCGAGATTTACCCGACGGACCAGCTTCACGGCCTGTCCGCCGCAGGCCGGCCGCTGCTCGTCCGCTACGATCTCGACGCCGTCGGCGCCGCGCTGACCCGCGACACGCTGACGGCACGCCCGACCGATATGTGGCGCTGGCGCGAAATGCTCCCGGTTCGTCACACCGAAAATATCGTTTCGCTCGGCGAAATCGAAACCCCGCTCATCCCGATCCCGCGCTCGGGCGGGACCAATGTGCTCGTCAAGGACGAAGGTCGCCTGCCGACCGGATCGTTCAAGGCGCGCGGCCTCGTCATGGCGGTGGCGATGGCGCGCGAACTCGGCGTTACCAAAATCGCGATGCCCACGAATGGTAATGCTGGCGCCGCGCTCGCCGCCTATGCGACGCGCTGCGGGATCGAGACCATCGTCCTGGCGCCTGAGGAAACCCCCGAAATCAACGTCCGCGAGATCGCCGCCCAAGGCGCACGCGTCTGGCGCGTCAACGGTCAGATCGACGATTGCGGCGCGATCGTCGCGCGCGGTGCCGCCGAGGGGCGCTGGTTCGACTTTTCGACGCTGAAAGAGCCCTATCGGATCGAGGGAAAAAAGACGATGGGGCTCGAACTCGCCGCGCAATTCGGCTGGGAATTGCCCGACGCGATCTTCTATCCCACCGGCGGCGGCACCGGGCTGATCGGCATGTGGAAAGCCTTCGACGAACTCGAAGCGCTCGGCTGGATCGGCCCGAAGCGCCCGCGCATGTACGCGGTGCAGGCGTCGGGCTGCGCCCCGATCGTCCGCGCTTATGAGGCGGGCGAGGAACATGCCGAACGCTGGGAAGACGCCGCGACCGTCGCCGCGGGAATCCGCGTGCCCAGAGCGGTCGGCGATTTCCTGATCCTGCGCGCCGTCCGCGCGTCAGGCGGCGCCGCGCTCGCGGTCGGCGACCCCGCGATCCTCGCCGCGGTCGACGCAGCGGCGCGTAAGGACGGTCTGCTGCTCTGCCCCGAAGGCGGCGCGACGCTCGCCGCCTATCACCAGGCGATCAGGGACGGCCATGTCGATCCCGACGAACGCGCCGTCCTGTTCAACTGCGCGACCGGCCTCAAATATCCGATGCCCGAGGCGCCGCAGTGGCTCGACCGGCATGGAGATATCGATCTCTCGGCGCTCTGA
- a CDS encoding DsbE family thiol:disulfide interchange protein has product MKSRWVLFVPLAIMGLLFGAFVYRLTVPGEKLIESQWINKPMPLFDLPPATAGVVGLKSSQLADGRPRLVNVFASWCIPCRAEAPQLEALKAAGVPIDGIAIRDRPQDVAQFLADVGNPFDRIGSDVQSSVQIALGSSGVPETFLIDGKGIIREQIQGVILAEQVPEIVAKLEAMK; this is encoded by the coding sequence ATGAAGTCGCGCTGGGTCCTGTTCGTGCCGCTGGCGATCATGGGATTGCTGTTCGGTGCCTTTGTCTATCGGCTGACGGTGCCGGGCGAGAAGCTGATCGAGTCGCAGTGGATCAACAAGCCGATGCCGCTGTTCGACCTGCCGCCCGCGACCGCGGGGGTCGTGGGATTGAAGAGCAGCCAACTTGCCGACGGGCGGCCGCGGCTGGTTAACGTCTTTGCCAGCTGGTGCATCCCGTGCCGCGCCGAAGCACCGCAGCTTGAGGCATTGAAGGCCGCAGGGGTCCCGATCGATGGCATCGCGATCCGCGACCGGCCGCAGGATGTCGCGCAGTTCTTGGCTGACGTGGGCAATCCGTTCGACCGCATCGGATCCGACGTGCAGAGCAGCGTGCAGATCGCGCTGGGATCGTCGGGTGTGCCCGAAACCTTCCTGATCGATGGCAAGGGCATTATTCGCGAACAGATTCAGGGCGTGATCCTCGCCGAACAGGTGCCCGAGATCGTCGCCAAGCTGGAGGCGATGAAGTGA
- a CDS encoding sensor domain-containing diguanylate cyclase — translation MTTIAPSSGEPVGRLLGWLGLRSPRNGESQQAAEPGGVRDLARLTRRDLVEAIGTFLIDNDLDVTPANLILAHSAFSGKNPRLARQITARTGNGGLTQVWLDELTDEVADTSAQAELERLMARLETNLDAFQAQSKTAHKQAVDYGSELEQHVSDLEQLQKTGQIVSNLADLAKTMLERTRKAEDDMRKSEEEAKSLRRSLERAKRDAEIDYLTGLPNRRAFEELLEVQYREAQMAMEPLSVAFCDIDNFKAINDAHGHEAGDRVLKTIADTLSQISDDQCHVARHGGEEFVMLFRSKNPAAAAERLDQAREHLAARRLINRKTDEPFGQITFSGGVADIFGFGDARAALKAADDALYLAKQNGRNRIEIAASG, via the coding sequence ATGACCACCATTGCACCTTCTTCAGGCGAGCCGGTAGGGCGGCTCCTCGGATGGCTCGGGCTTCGCTCCCCCCGCAACGGCGAATCCCAACAGGCGGCCGAGCCGGGGGGTGTACGCGACCTTGCCCGCCTCACGCGGCGCGACCTTGTCGAGGCGATCGGCACTTTCCTGATCGACAATGATCTCGACGTCACCCCGGCAAACCTGATCCTCGCGCACAGTGCCTTTTCGGGCAAGAACCCGCGCCTCGCCCGCCAGATCACCGCACGCACCGGCAACGGCGGGCTCACGCAGGTATGGCTCGACGAACTGACCGATGAAGTCGCCGACACTTCGGCGCAAGCCGAACTCGAACGGCTCATGGCGCGGCTCGAAACCAATCTCGACGCCTTCCAGGCGCAGAGCAAGACGGCACACAAGCAAGCCGTGGATTATGGCAGTGAACTCGAACAGCATGTGAGCGATCTCGAACAGCTGCAGAAGACCGGCCAGATCGTATCGAACCTCGCCGACCTCGCCAAGACGATGCTCGAACGCACCCGCAAGGCCGAGGACGATATGCGCAAGAGCGAAGAGGAAGCCAAATCGCTCCGCCGCAGCCTCGAACGCGCCAAGCGCGATGCCGAGATCGACTATCTCACCGGCCTGCCCAACCGCCGCGCCTTCGAGGAATTGCTCGAAGTCCAGTATCGCGAAGCGCAGATGGCGATGGAGCCGCTCAGCGTCGCCTTTTGCGACATCGACAATTTCAAGGCGATCAACGACGCCCACGGCCATGAGGCCGGCGACCGGGTGCTCAAGACGATCGCCGACACGCTGTCGCAAATCAGCGACGACCAGTGCCATGTCGCGCGCCACGGCGGCGAGGAATTCGTCATGCTGTTCCGTAGCAAGAATCCGGCCGCGGCCGCCGAACGGCTCGACCAGGCCCGCGAGCATCTCGCGGCGCGCCGCCTGATCAATCGCAAGACCGACGAACCCTTCGGCCAGATCACCTTCTCGGGCGGAGTCGCCGACATCTTCGGCTTCGGCGACGCACGCGCGGCGCTCAAGGCGGCCGACGACGCGCTCTACCTCGCCAAGCAGAACGGGCGGAACCGCATCGAGATTGCTGCATCGGGCTAA
- a CDS encoding cytochrome c-type biogenesis protein, with protein sequence MRPRLVLLALLTLVAAPVAAQDRLPPAPYAYQQLADPAQEAKAKALMDTLRCLVCQGQSIADSDAPLAGDMRNEVRGKIAAGESPDAIRDWLIARYGNWVSYDPPFDMATAFLWLGPLLFLALGGWLAFGRFRRGDAEGEDAA encoded by the coding sequence GTGAGGCCGCGCCTCGTCCTGCTCGCGCTGCTGACGCTGGTCGCGGCGCCGGTCGCGGCGCAGGACCGGTTGCCGCCGGCGCCCTATGCCTATCAGCAGCTCGCCGATCCGGCGCAGGAGGCGAAGGCCAAGGCGCTGATGGACACGCTGCGCTGCCTCGTTTGCCAAGGCCAGTCGATCGCCGACAGCGACGCGCCGCTGGCGGGCGACATGCGCAACGAGGTGCGCGGCAAGATCGCCGCGGGCGAAAGCCCCGATGCGATCCGCGACTGGCTTATCGCGCGCTATGGCAATTGGGTGAGTTACGATCCCCCGTTCGACATGGCGACCGCCTTCCTGTGGCTCGGGCCGCTGCTGTTCCTTGCGCTTGGCGGCTGGCTCGCCTTCGGGCGCTTCCGGCGCGGCGATGCCGAGGGGGAGGATGCGGCATGA
- a CDS encoding AHH domain-containing protein, protein MGGGAAPDPPRCRWSCAAPAETGYQRHHLIPVVLLQRPQMAAMFAQLHGAGFALQRFDRNGLLLPGNERLALVSGHALHRGPHHAYSDVVAARVEQVRAYHALQAARDPVAAARVAAMRLRLLQDVFRRSLTDRHGTTFWLNRRDPMRLFADRPYLDDAIDRLFAG, encoded by the coding sequence ATGGGCGGGGGCGCTGCGCCCGATCCGCCCCGATGCCGCTGGTCGTGCGCCGCGCCCGCCGAAACGGGATATCAGCGCCACCACCTGATCCCCGTCGTACTATTACAGCGACCGCAGATGGCGGCGATGTTTGCGCAATTGCACGGTGCGGGCTTCGCGCTGCAGCGCTTCGATCGCAACGGGCTGTTGCTGCCGGGCAACGAGCGGCTGGCGCTGGTGTCGGGACACGCACTGCACCGCGGGCCGCACCACGCGTATAGCGACGTCGTTGCGGCGCGGGTCGAGCAGGTGCGCGCATATCATGCGTTGCAGGCGGCGCGCGATCCGGTCGCGGCAGCGCGCGTCGCGGCGATGCGGTTGCGGTTATTGCAGGACGTATTCCGGCGGTCGCTGACCGACCGACACGGCACAACCTTCTGGCTCAACCGTCGCGACCCGATGCGGTTGTTCGCCGACCGACCCTATCTCGACGATGCGATCGACCGGTTGTTTGCCGGGTAG
- a CDS encoding tetratricopeptide repeat protein produces the protein MIWLWILLAAALTIGAMLWLGKLPPAARPLAGAAVMLGLAGYALQGSPALPGKPVAAAADDSGFGQALTDPRQGMADRFGPAAQWLGMSDGFARTGRTQLAAQTLEKGLEKYPDNVDLWVGLGNALVAHGGGVMSPASALAFDEAARRDPTHPAPPFFAGLALAQGGDLKGAEAVWGELLRRSPADAPWRPDLEMRLGQLRQAMGPQLPPETPAGVPGGAAPETTGAP, from the coding sequence ATGATCTGGCTGTGGATATTGCTCGCCGCGGCGCTGACGATCGGTGCGATGCTGTGGCTGGGCAAGCTGCCACCGGCGGCGCGGCCGCTCGCGGGGGCGGCGGTGATGCTGGGGCTTGCGGGCTATGCGCTGCAGGGCAGTCCCGCGCTGCCCGGCAAGCCCGTAGCGGCGGCGGCCGACGACTCCGGTTTCGGTCAGGCGCTGACCGATCCGCGGCAAGGCATGGCCGACCGGTTCGGCCCCGCCGCCCAATGGCTGGGCATGTCCGACGGCTTCGCGCGCACCGGCAGGACCCAGCTTGCGGCGCAGACGCTGGAAAAGGGACTCGAAAAATATCCCGACAATGTCGACCTGTGGGTCGGCCTTGGCAACGCGCTCGTCGCGCATGGCGGCGGGGTGATGTCGCCGGCGTCGGCGCTTGCCTTCGACGAAGCGGCGCGGCGCGACCCAACGCACCCGGCGCCGCCTTTCTTCGCCGGACTCGCGCTGGCGCAGGGCGGCGATCTGAAAGGCGCCGAGGCGGTGTGGGGCGAATTGCTGCGGCGCAGCCCCGCCGATGCGCCGTGGCGCCCCGACCTCGAGATGCGGCTAGGGCAGCTTCGCCAGGCGATGGGGCCGCAGCTGCCACCCGAAACACCGGCTGGGGTGCCGGGCGGCGCGGCCCCCGAGACCACCGGGGCGCCGTGA
- a CDS encoding potassium transporter Kup, whose amino-acid sequence MTAESHMAAGGADGAAPDAAETGQPGHGHHGDGKLKLAVGAVGVVFGDIGTSPLYAFRETFAGHHSIDADRLHIYGVLSLVFWSMMLVVTFKYVLTIMKADNKGEGGSLALLALISRSSGEKRWTWPIILLGVFATALFYGDSMITPAMSVLSATEGLSYINQGFDPYIVPIALAILIGLFAIQSRGTAKVGMLFGPIMLCYFLMLATLGVMHIVDHPSIIIATLNPLNALNFFYVDGFTAFIALGAVVLAVTGAEALYADMGHFGRGPIGLSWLAFVLPALMLNYMGQGAMVLEADVGQRLGLIQDPFFLMMPEAWQVPVVILALLATIIASQAVISGAFSLTQQAIQLGFIPRLRVEHTSASAAGQIYIPVVNWFLMTMVIILVLFFGSSSNLAAAYGIAVTGAMFIDTCLLSVVLFTLWKWPAWKALPVLAVFFIVDIAYFGANLIKVPDGGWVPLAIGLIIFTMLTTWSRGRKLMQQEMADGAMPIPVFVKSAANSATRVPGTAVFMTSSADGVPHALLHNLKHNKVLHERIILLTIKIADVPFVPEAKFCTLDDLGQGFHRLILHYGFMQPVDVPAALHRVTGCGGDFKMLETSFFLSRQTLIAASTPGMPIWRERLFAWMLRNSESAMEYFRLPTNRVVELGSQVAI is encoded by the coding sequence ATGACTGCTGAGTCGCACATGGCGGCAGGCGGCGCCGACGGCGCCGCGCCCGACGCCGCCGAAACCGGCCAACCCGGTCACGGCCATCACGGTGACGGCAAGCTGAAGCTTGCGGTCGGCGCCGTCGGCGTCGTGTTCGGCGACATCGGCACCAGCCCGCTCTACGCGTTCCGCGAGACCTTTGCCGGCCATCATTCGATCGATGCCGACCGATTGCACATCTATGGCGTGCTGAGCCTCGTCTTCTGGTCGATGATGCTCGTCGTCACCTTCAAATATGTGCTGACGATCATGAAGGCCGACAACAAGGGCGAGGGGGGCAGCCTGGCGCTGCTCGCGCTGATCAGCCGGTCGTCGGGCGAGAAGCGCTGGACCTGGCCGATCATCCTGCTCGGGGTGTTCGCGACCGCGCTCTTCTATGGCGACAGCATGATCACGCCCGCCATGTCGGTGCTGTCGGCGACCGAGGGGCTGAGCTATATCAACCAGGGCTTCGATCCCTATATCGTGCCGATCGCGCTCGCGATCCTGATCGGGCTGTTCGCGATCCAGTCGCGCGGGACGGCAAAGGTCGGGATGCTGTTCGGGCCGATCATGCTTTGCTATTTCCTGATGCTCGCGACGCTGGGGGTGATGCATATCGTCGACCATCCGTCGATCATCATCGCGACGCTCAACCCGCTGAATGCGCTGAATTTCTTCTATGTCGACGGCTTTACCGCCTTCATCGCGCTCGGCGCGGTGGTGCTCGCGGTGACCGGGGCGGAGGCGCTCTACGCCGACATGGGGCATTTCGGGCGCGGGCCGATCGGGCTCAGCTGGCTCGCCTTCGTGCTGCCGGCGCTGATGCTCAACTATATGGGGCAGGGCGCGATGGTGCTCGAGGCCGACGTCGGGCAGCGGCTGGGGCTGATCCAGGATCCCTTCTTCCTGATGATGCCCGAGGCGTGGCAGGTGCCGGTGGTGATCCTGGCGCTGCTCGCGACGATCATCGCCAGCCAGGCGGTGATCTCGGGCGCCTTTTCGCTGACTCAGCAGGCGATCCAGCTCGGCTTCATCCCGCGCCTGCGCGTCGAGCATACCAGTGCGTCGGCGGCGGGGCAGATTTATATCCCGGTCGTGAACTGGTTCCTGATGACGATGGTCATCATCCTCGTCCTGTTCTTCGGATCGTCGAGCAACCTCGCCGCCGCCTATGGCATCGCGGTGACGGGGGCGATGTTCATCGACACCTGTTTGCTGAGCGTCGTGCTGTTCACGTTGTGGAAGTGGCCGGCGTGGAAGGCGCTGCCGGTGCTCGCGGTCTTCTTCATCGTCGACATCGCCTATTTCGGCGCGAATTTGATCAAGGTGCCCGACGGTGGTTGGGTGCCGCTGGCGATCGGGCTGATCATCTTCACGATGCTGACCACCTGGTCGCGCGGCCGCAAGCTGATGCAGCAGGAAATGGCCGACGGCGCGATGCCGATCCCGGTGTTCGTCAAGTCGGCGGCGAACAGCGCGACGCGGGTGCCGGGCACCGCGGTGTTCATGACGTCGAGCGCCGACGGGGTGCCGCACGCGCTGCTCCACAATCTCAAGCACAACAAGGTGCTGCACGAGCGGATCATCCTGCTGACGATCAAGATCGCCGACGTGCCCTTCGTCCCCGAGGCGAAATTCTGCACGCTCGACGATCTGGGGCAGGGATTCCACCGGCTGATCCTGCATTACGGGTTCATGCAGCCGGTCGACGTGCCCGCGGCGCTGCACCGCGTCACCGGATGCGGCGGCGATTTCAAGATGCTCGAGACGAGCTTTTTCCTGTCGCGCCAGACGCTGATCGCGGCGAGCACGCCGGGCATGCCGATCTGGCGCGAACGGCTGTTTGCGTGGATGCTGCGCAATTCGGAAAGCGCGATGGAATATTTTCGCCTGCCGACCAACCGCGTCGTCGAACTGGGCAGCCAGGTCGCGATCTGA